The Quadrisphaera setariae nucleotide sequence GGGACGGCGCGTTCCACACCGACCTCGCCCGGGCCCTGGAGCGGGCCTGCTTCGACCTCGTGCTGCTGGAGGACTCCCTCGCTGTCTCCGCGGAGGCCGGTGGCACCCGAGAGCTGCTGCTGCGCACCGGCGTGCGGGCCCCGCGGCACGACCCCGCCCCCCTGTCGGCCCTCCTGGCGGCCGCGACGCAGCACCTGGGCGTGGTGACGACCCTGTCGACGCTGCTCTACCCGCCGTTCCTGCTGGCGCGGCTGGTCTCGACGCTCGACTCCCTCTCCGGCGGGCGCACCGGGTGGAACATCGTCACGAGCACCGACGACGCCGAGGCGCGCAACGCCGGCCTGCCCGCCCTCCCCGACCGCGACGAGCGGTACGCCGCAGCCCAGGAGCACGTGGACGTGGTCACGGCGCTCCTGGACAGCTGGGACCCCGACGCCGTCGTCATGGACCGCGCCACCCACACCTACGCCGACCACACCCGCGTCCGGGCCGTCGACGCGCCCGGCCCGCGCCACCCGGTGGCGGGACCGCTCACCACGGTCCGGTCCCCGCAGGGGCGTCCCGTCTACTGCCAGGCCGGCGGCTCGCCCACCGGGCGGGCCTTCGCCGCCCGCAACGCCGACCTGGTGCTCGCGGTGGCCAACGGGCCGGCGGCCATGAAGGCCGCGCGCGACGACGTGCGCCGCCTCGCCGCTGAGGCCGGTCGCGACCCCGACGCGCTGCGAGTGCTCTTCCTCGTGGCGCCGGTGCTCGGCGAGACCGAGGGGGAGGCCCGGGCGGCCCTGGCGCGCTCGGCCGCCCACCCGACAGCGCTCGCGACGACGCTGGCCAAGTTCAGCGCCTACACCGGTGTGGACCTCACCGCGCTCGACCTCGACGCGCCCCTGCCCCCTCCTGCGCAGCTGCTCGCGGGCTCGGCCCGCGGCTCGCTGGGCACCCTGGCCAAGTTCGCCCAGGTCGACGACGAGGGCCGGCCCAGCACCAAGCCGCTGCGCGAGCTCGCGGCTGACGCTGGCACCAACTCCTCCCTCGACCTCGTGGGCACCCCCGAGCAGGTGGCCGACCAGCTGGAGGCGGCGGCCGAGGAGGTCGGCGGGGACGGCTTCCTCGTGACCACGCCGTTCCACCGGCTCTCGCGGCACTACGTCGTCCAGGTCACCGAGGGCCTGGTCCCGGTGCTGCAGCGGCGCGGGCTGGTGCGAAGCCGCTACACCGCCGCCACCCTGCGCGGCCACCTCACCGAGTTCTGACCAGCCCGACCAGCCCGACCAGCACCCGAGGAGACCGATGACCCCGACCGCCGTGCAGGCGGTGATCGCCGGGCTGGAGCGCGCCGGCGTCACCATCGCCAGCTACCTGCCCGACTCGCTGCTCAAGCCGCTGTACCCGGCGCTGGACGCCCACCCGGGCATCCGCACGATCCCCTGCACCAACGAGGGGGAGGGCGTGGCCGTGTGCGGCGGGGTCTTCCTGTCGGGGAAGCGCGCCGTGCTGTGCATGGAGAACTCCGGGCTGCGCGCGGCCGCCGAGCCGCTGGCGCGCATGGGCCTGGGCTCCGGCATCCCCGTGGTCATGGTCATGAGCTACCGCGGGGAGCTGGGCGAGAACAACTGGTGGGCGGTCCCGCACGGGATCACGATGGAGCCGATGCTCGCGGCGCTGCGCATCCCCTACCGCGTGGTGCGCGAGGAGGCCGGCATCGAGCAGGCCGTCGTGGACGCCTACGAGTGGTCGTACTCGGCCTACCAGCACTCGGCGGTCGTGCTCGGCGGGAGCACGGTCCGATGACCGGCCCGGTGAGCGGCCCGGTCGTGCGGGAGCCGGCGTCGGCGATGACGCGCTTCTCCGCCATGGAGGCCCTCGCGGCGCAGCTGTCCGACGAGCTGGTGGTGCTCTCCCTCGGCGGCGCCGTCGACGAGTGGTACACCGCCGCCCCGCACCTGCGCGAGGCCAGCCTGTTCCAGCAGCAGCTCGGCTGCGTGACGCCCCAGGCGCTCGGCCTGGCGGCCGGTCTGCCGCACCGGCGGGTGGTCTCCCTCGACACCGACGGCGGTCTCCTGTTCAACCTGGGCGTGCTGGCCACCCTCGGCAACGAGCGGCCGGGCAACCTGCTGGTGGTCGTGTGGGACAACGAGCGCTACCAGTCCATCGGCGGGCCGCGGACCCACACCTCCTCCGGCACCGTCGACCTCGCGGCCATCGCCCGCGGCGCGGGCGTGGTGCACGCGAGCACGGTCCGCGACGTCGGGTCGTTCGCCGCGGCGTGCGCGGCCGGCCTCGCCGACACCGCCGCCCCGCACGTCGTCGTCGCCAAGGTCGACACCTCCCCGGAGGGCCACGCGGCGGCGGGGCACCCCGTGGTGCGCCGCAAGCACAGCGACGGCCGGGAGGACACCTACCGGTTCGTGCGGCACGTCGAGGCGACCGAGGGTGTGACGATCATGGGCCCGAGCGAGCACAACTGATGCCCGGTGCCCCTGCGGTCCTCGCGCCGGCCTACGACCACGTGGTCGTCGGAGGCGGGGGAGCGGGCTGCGTGGTGGCCCGCCGCCTGGCCGAGCGCGGCGCGACCGTCCTGCTCCTCGAGGCGGGCCCAGACGACGCCGGCCGCGAGGACGTCGCCGACGCCGGCGCGTGGCCGGCGATGCTCGGGGGCGAGCTCGACTGGGGGCTCGCCTACGCGCCGTCGCCGCAGGTGGCGGGACGGCGCATCCCCCTGCCGCGCGGGCGCGTGCTCGGCGGGTCGAGCAGCACCAACGCGATGCTCTGGTACCGCGGCCACCCCGGCGACTACGACGGCTGGGGCGTGCCGGGGTGGACCTGGGCGGACCTCGCGCCGTGCCTGGCGCGCGCCGAGGGCGTGCTGCGGGTGGAGCGCCCGCACGACCCGCACCCCGTGGCCACCGCGCTGGTGGAGGCGGTGGAGGCAGCGGGCCGACAGGGCGCGGGCGGGCTCGCCGAGCTGGCCGAGCTGACGGCCGCCTCGGAGGACGACGGCGCGGGCGGGCGGGCCTCGCGGCGGTGGAGCACCTCACGCGCCTACCTGCGCGAGCTGCCGCCGCTCGCGCCGGTGCCGGTCAGCGGGTCGCTCACGGTCCTCACGGGCAGCCCGGTGCTGCGGGTCGACGTGCAGCGCGGCCGGGCCGTCGCTGTCGTCCACCTCGTCGGCGGGCGGGCGGCGCGGACGGCGGTGGCCGGCGACGGCGAGGTGGTGCTGTGCGGCGGAGCGGTCGAGACCCCGCGCCTGCTCCTGGCGTCCGGGGTCGGCGACCCCGCGGACCTCGAACGGCTCGGCGTGCCCGTGGCCAGCGCCGTGCCCGGCGTCGGCCGGAACCTCCAGGACCACCCGCTGCTGGAGGGCGTGACGCTGCGGCTGCGCGAGCCCCGCGGGCCCGTGCGCGACAACGGCGGCGGCGCGGTGTGGAACTGGCGCAGCAGCTCCCCGCGCGGCGACGCCCCCGACCTGCACTGCTTCGTCACCCAGGCGGCGTGCGCCACACCCGCCGTGGCCGCCGCCCACCACCTCGACCGGTCCGACCCCCACCTCGTGGGGCTGGGGGTCGGGCTGATGGGCTCCCGCAGCCGCGGGCACCTCGTGGTCCGCGACCTGGCCCCGGGCGGCGCCGTCGACCTGCACCCGGGCCTCCTCGCGGACCCGGCGGACCGCGCGGCCCTGCGGCAGGGCCTGCGCGACGTGCTGGAGCTGGCCGACGGGCCGGTCTTCGCGGCGCTGGGCGCACAGCGCCTGGCACCGCTGCCCCCTGCCGGCCCCACCACCAGCGACACCGACCTGGAGGAGTTCATGAGCCTGGCCTGCACCACCTTCTTCCACGCCTGCGGCACCGCTGCGATGGGCCGTGAGGACGACGAGCGCGCCGTGCTCGACCCCGAGCTCCGCGTCCGCGGTGTGGACGGCCTGCGGGTGGCCGACGCGTCCGCGTTCCCCACCGTGCCGACGTGCAACACCCTCGCACCCGTCGTCGCGCTGGCGGAGCGCCTGGCCGACCTGCTCGCACCCTGGGCGGTGCGACCGTGAGCGCGCAGGTGCGCGTGCTCGCCGCGGGCGTCGTCGTCGTGGGGGACGCCGCGCACACCGTGCTCGCCGACGGCGCCGTGGCGCTGGTCGGCGACCGCATCACCGCCGTCGGCCCGCGCGAGGAGGTGCTGGCCGCCGTCCTCGCGGAGCACCCCGGAGCTGCCGTGGAGGACCTGCCCGACCACGTGCTCCTGCCTGGTCTGGTCAACGCCCACCACCACTCGGGCCTGCTGCGCGGCACCGCCGAGGAGCTGCCCGTGTGGGAGTGGCTGAGGGTCCACATCGACCCCATGCACCGCGTGCTCACCGCCCACGAGGCCGAGGTGGCCGCCCGCCTCTGCTACGCCGAGGGCCTGCTGGCGGGCACCACCACCGTCGTCGACATGTGGCGGTTCCTGCACGGCGGCGCGCGCGCCGCGGAGCTGCTCGGCAACCGGCTGGTGGCGGTCCCGTACGCCGCGGAGCACCCGCGGCACGACTTCTTCGACACCCTCGACGACGTCGAGCGGCTCGCCGCCGACCACCACGGCGGCGCCGGCGGTCGCATCGAGGTGTGGGTGGGGCTGGAGCACCCCTTCTACGCCGTCGAGGCCGCGCAGCGGCGCGCCGTGGCCATGGCGGAGGACCTCGGCACGGGCCTCTACACGCACTGCAGCGAGTCCCGCGACGAGGTCGCGGAGTTCGA carries:
- a CDS encoding NtaA/DmoA family FMN-dependent monooxygenase (This protein belongs to a clade of FMN-dependent monooxygenases, within a broader family of flavin-dependent oxidoreductases, the luciferase-like monooxygenase (LMM) family, some of whose members use coenzyme F420 rather than FMN.); the encoded protein is MARPFHLGWFTHFGPDEWDAPFASAGGSPWDGAFHTDLARALERACFDLVLLEDSLAVSAEAGGTRELLLRTGVRAPRHDPAPLSALLAAATQHLGVVTTLSTLLYPPFLLARLVSTLDSLSGGRTGWNIVTSTDDAEARNAGLPALPDRDERYAAAQEHVDVVTALLDSWDPDAVVMDRATHTYADHTRVRAVDAPGPRHPVAGPLTTVRSPQGRPVYCQAGGSPTGRAFAARNADLVLAVANGPAAMKAARDDVRRLAAEAGRDPDALRVLFLVAPVLGETEGEARAALARSAAHPTALATTLAKFSAYTGVDLTALDLDAPLPPPAQLLAGSARGSLGTLAKFAQVDDEGRPSTKPLRELAADAGTNSSLDLVGTPEQVADQLEAAAEEVGGDGFLVTTPFHRLSRHYVVQVTEGLVPVLQRRGLVRSRYTAATLRGHLTEF
- a CDS encoding thiamine pyrophosphate-binding protein, with amino-acid sequence MTPTAVQAVIAGLERAGVTIASYLPDSLLKPLYPALDAHPGIRTIPCTNEGEGVAVCGGVFLSGKRAVLCMENSGLRAAAEPLARMGLGSGIPVVMVMSYRGELGENNWWAVPHGITMEPMLAALRIPYRVVREEAGIEQAVVDAYEWSYSAYQHSAVVLGGSTVR
- a CDS encoding thiamine pyrophosphate-dependent enzyme codes for the protein MSGPVVREPASAMTRFSAMEALAAQLSDELVVLSLGGAVDEWYTAAPHLREASLFQQQLGCVTPQALGLAAGLPHRRVVSLDTDGGLLFNLGVLATLGNERPGNLLVVVWDNERYQSIGGPRTHTSSGTVDLAAIARGAGVVHASTVRDVGSFAAACAAGLADTAAPHVVVAKVDTSPEGHAAAGHPVVRRKHSDGREDTYRFVRHVEATEGVTIMGPSEHN
- a CDS encoding GMC family oxidoreductase; the encoded protein is MPGAPAVLAPAYDHVVVGGGGAGCVVARRLAERGATVLLLEAGPDDAGREDVADAGAWPAMLGGELDWGLAYAPSPQVAGRRIPLPRGRVLGGSSSTNAMLWYRGHPGDYDGWGVPGWTWADLAPCLARAEGVLRVERPHDPHPVATALVEAVEAAGRQGAGGLAELAELTAASEDDGAGGRASRRWSTSRAYLRELPPLAPVPVSGSLTVLTGSPVLRVDVQRGRAVAVVHLVGGRAARTAVAGDGEVVLCGGAVETPRLLLASGVGDPADLERLGVPVASAVPGVGRNLQDHPLLEGVTLRLREPRGPVRDNGGGAVWNWRSSSPRGDAPDLHCFVTQAACATPAVAAAHHLDRSDPHLVGLGVGLMGSRSRGHLVVRDLAPGGAVDLHPGLLADPADRAALRQGLRDVLELADGPVFAALGAQRLAPLPPAGPTTSDTDLEEFMSLACTTFFHACGTAAMGREDDERAVLDPELRVRGVDGLRVADASAFPTVPTCNTLAPVVALAERLADLLAPWAVRP